ATTTTCAGCTTGATTAATAACACATATCTGGTTCAGTTTTTTTCTAGTGCTTGGACCCACAACTCCGTTGCCAGAAGAAAGTCCAGATGGTTTCAGTATTTCATCAGCGTATTTTTCTTGTAATTTTATTACTGCTTCTTTGGTCTTATCGCCGAAAAAACCAGAGATTTCTCCGTCAGGATAAATGTCGCTGAACATAGCAAGGCATTGCTGGAGATATTCCACTGTCTTGCCTTTTGAGCCAGATGATAATGTGCTCACAAAATTCATTGTTTCCGCGCTTTTGATTTTCACCAACCTTCCATCTTGCTCAACAAACCCGGCCTTAGTTAACAACTCCCTTGCTTCATCAAGGTTGAATCCATTCGGAGAAGAAGTGCTTTCAGGGTTGTATATATTTAATAGAAAAGGGGATTCTGCGACAGCGCCTTTATTAGATAATATTTTTTCTTTAATTTCCTGCTTATTCGTGGCGAGATTGAGCGCGCGCCTAATTGTGTCTTGCGCCAAAAATTCGCTTTTAGTTGGATTAAAGAAAAGGGCAAAATATCGAGGCATAACAAAAGAGTATTCGTTGAGATTGTAAACTGATTCATAGTCGCCTGAAGGCAGAGAAAAAGCATCAATAATGTTGTTTTCCGCTGCCCGCAGAAGTTCTTTTTTGTCTTCAAAAAATAGGAAATTAATTTGGTTAATATATGGCGATTGTCCGTAATAATCAGAAAAATCAGTTAAGTTGATTGAAGTAATCCTTCCTGTCTTATTCTGGGTTATATTTTCTAACTGGAACGGGCCTGAACCGATTGGTTTGAAGTTATACGAAGAAAGAGGAAAATTTTCCGCTGAAATTTCTGACCAAATATGATTGGGCATTATTTTTAGGCAGAGTGTTTCCAAAAACGCAGGATAAGCGTTTTTAAGAGTGATGGCTATTTGGTATTGAGAGACCTTTTCCGCTTTTACATCAAGCCATTTCGCTTGGATTGGACTCTTAAAATCAGGGCTTTGGATTGTTTTTATAGTAAAAATTACATCATCAGCAGTTAATGGTTTTCCATCATGGAACACAGCGTTTTCTTTCAGAGTAAGATTATAAAGCTTGCCGTCATTTTCAATAGAGTATTCTGCTACAAGGTCTGGGATGATTTCTCCCGAATTATCATATCTAAAAAGTCCAGAATAAATTAAATTTACAAGGTCCCTGTCAACATCGTTTGAGGCAGCGTAAATCGGATTTATAAATCTTGGTTGACCCAAAATTCCTTCCCGAAAAATACCTCCGTTGGCAGGCGCGAGAATCGTGCTACCCAAATAAGAAGAGATAATAAGATAAATGCCAGAGACGAGGAAGGCGACAAAAAATACAAGCAAAGATATTTTTTCTTTTTTATTAAGTACTCTTGGTAGAACTCTAATAATATTAAAAACCCGAGAGAAACCTGGTTTCAATTTATCTTTGATTGGCTGGATATTCAGCTTAGGTTTGATAGCAATCAATCCCTTTTTAATTTTAGGGCTTATATGAATTGTTTTAAAACTAAAAAATTAGATTTAGAATAGCCAAGATTATAAATAGTGCGCCCAACGAGACTGTTGCCCAAAATATTTTTTTCTCCATTCCTCTTCTGGAGCCATAGAATGCGCCACCTTCTTGTCCAAAAGCAGACCCGATTGCCGAGCCCCTTTGCTGGAGCAGGATTCCAGCTACCAAGAGGACTGAAACAACAATTTGAAGAATAGCGAGTATATTAATCGTCATATCTTTGTTTTTTCCAGCTGCGCTTTGCAAGCAGATAAAAGAAAAAGCTTGAAGCCCAGATGATTAATGTGGTTATTGCTAACGGGACTGTACCTGATATTTGGAAATTGTTCGGAAATAAAACATACGAAACAAACCAGACAATTGCAATATTTATTACTAACCCAATCAGGCCAAAAGTCAATAGCCGGACAGGGAAGAGCAGGAAATTCAGAATCGGTTTGATAAAATAGTTGATTATGCCGAATATTAGACCGATTAAAAGAAAAATCTTGCGGGTACCGACAAATTGGACTCCTGCAATAAATTCGGATGTCAGATAAACGCCGAGCATTCCGGCTATGGCTTGGAACAAAAAACCATTCATTGATACATTATATCATTTTTAAATTGTAAAACAATAAAAATCTTGACAAAATTGCGGGTTTAGTTTAAGGTATAAACTATAAAAAGCCAAAAGCCAAAATCCAAAGTAAAGAATGGGAAATGGAAAACACATAAAAAGGTCGCTTTATGCTAATCAAGCAAAAAAAGAAAAATGAATATCAAACCATTATCTGACTATATTTTAATTGAACCAGTTACTGCTGAAGAAAAAACAAAAAGCGGTATATTTTTGCCAGAAACAGCGGAGAAAGAGAGGCCAGAACAAGGGACTGTTGTGGCAGTTGGCGCAGGGAAGAAAACATCTTCTGGAAAAATTCTTTCTATGGATGTAAAAATCGGAGATAGGGTCTTGTTTACTAAATATGGCCCAAATGAGATTGAAATAGACGGAAAAGAATATTTAATCGCTAGAGAAGATGATATACTCGCAATTTTAGAATAATTCCAAAATCATTAGATAAATAATCATTAATCAATAGTAATAGAAAAATGGCAAAGAATATTTTATACTCCGAGGTTGCTCGGAAAAAATTGAAAGCTGGCGTTGATAAATTGGCAAACGCTGTAAAAGTAACTCTTGGTCCGAGAGGCAGGAATGTTATTCTGGATAAGGGTTTCGGCTCTCCAACCATCACCAACGATGGAGTCACTATTGCCAAGGAGATTGAATTGGAAGACAGGGTTGAAAATCTTGGCGCAGAGATTGTGAAAGAAGTTGCTTCCAAAGTAAATGATATGGCAGGGGACGGCACCACCACAGCCACTGTTTTGGCTCAAGCCATTATTGGCGAAGGAATTAAAAATGTGGCTGCTGGAGCCAATCCATTAGCTCTTAAAAAGGGGATTGAAATGGCATCTAAAAGAGTTGTTGAATTTTTAAAGGAAATTTCAAAGCCAATGGCAGGCAAGGAAGACATTGCCAAGGTTGCCACTATTGCGGCAGAGGACTCTGAACTCGGCAATATGATTGCGGATGTAATAGACGGGGCAGGCAAAGACGGAGTGGTGACCATAGAAGAGTCAAAAACATTTGGTTTGCAAAAAGAAATTGTTAAAGGTCTTCAGATTGACAGGGGATATATTTCTCCATATATGATAACCGATGCCGAGCATATGAGAGCAGAGCTAGATGAGCCATACATATTAATAACTGATAAGAAAATTTCATCCATAAAAGAGATTATTCCAATCTTGGAGAAAATCGCCCAGACAGGCAAAAAAGATATTGTGATTATTGCCGAAGACCTTGATGGAGAAGCGTTAGCAACATTGCTTGTTAATAAAATTAGGGGAGTATTCAATGCTTTAGCAGTAAAAGCCCCCGGGTTTGGCGATAGAAAGAAAGAAATACTTGAAGATATTGCCTGTTTAGTCGGGGCTAAGGTGATTTCAGAAGACATTGGGTTGAAAATTGAAAATGCGGAAATTGAAATGCTCGGGCAGGCGAGAAAAGTTGTTGCTACTAAAGACGACACAACAATTGTGGAAGGAAAGGGTAGTAAGGAGGAAACAGAATCTCGAATTGCCCAAATTAAAAAGCAATTAGAAGTCGCTGACTCGGAATTTGAAAAAGATAAACTGCAGGAACGGTTGGCAAAATTAGCCGGTGGCGTGGCTGTGATTAAAGTTGGTGCTCCGACTGAAGTGGAGCAGAAATTAAAACAACACAAAGCAGAAGATGCTTTGTCAGCAGCTCGCTCTGCGCTTGAAGAGGGAATCGTTCCAGGCGGAGGTGTTGCTCTAATAGAAGCAACCAAGGTCTTGGCTAATCTTGAAATTGCTGAAAAAGGAGAATTAGCTAAAGATATCCAGACAGGAATTGATATTCTTAAAAAAGCGATTGAGGCGCCAGCAAGACAGATTGCCCATAATGCCGGGGTGGATGCAGGGGTTGTTATTGCCAGAATCAAAGGAAGTCAGGAGCTGGATTTTGGATTCAATGCCCAGACATTAAGATTTGAAAATCTTGTCCAATCAGGAATCATTGACCCAACCAAGGTCGTGAGGTCTGCTTTGGAAAATGCAGTGTCTGCTGCTGCCACATTTTTAACAACAGAGGTGGCTATTACAGATAAGCCAGAGAATAAGGATAATAATCCTATGTCCCAAGGCAATCCTTACGAAGATTTTTAAAATAAAGAAATAAAGACAAAGATAAATCCAAAACCCTGCCTTAGTGGCAGGGTTTTGGATTTAATGTGTTGGGGCCAGACCCCAACATTATGTGGGCTTGTTTTTTGCGTAGAATCGGGTTATGATATCATTGAATCATTAAAATTAACCAATAATATGAGTACATTGCTAATCGTTATTATAGCGGTTTTGGCTCTGTCATTTTTAGGCATAGCAGGGTTGTTCAATCGTTTTGTTGTGCTTCGCAACAGAACAAAAGAGGCATGGGCAGATATTGATGTCCAATTGAAAAGGAGATACAACCTGATTCCCAATTTAGTCAATACTGTAAAAGGATATGCCCAGCATGAGAGAGAGCTTTTTGAAAAAGTAACGCAGGCAAGAGCGCAGGCAATGGGCGCGCAAGGAGCAGGAGACAAAGCGAAAGCGGAAAATATGTTGTCAAGCACATTAAAGTCCCTTTTTGCTGTTGTAGAGAATTATCCTGACTTGAAAGCGTCAGACAATTTTAAGCATCTTCAAGAGGAATTAACTGACACCGAAGACAAGGTTCAGGCAGCCAGAAGATTCTATAATGGAAATGTCAAAGAGCTTAATATCAAAGTTGAAAGTTTTCCTTCAAATATAATCGCGAGAATGTTCAACTTCAACAAAATGGACCTTTTTGAACTTACAGTTCCAGAAGAGAGAGAAGCACCGAAAGTAGCGTTCTAAAAATATTTATTTCCTACTGGGATACAATTCATAGGACACTGCTCGCTATAAATTATATCCCAGTATTTGTTAAAGAAAATGACTTCCTACAATGTCGCTGAATCCAATGTCCGCAAGACATGGCTTTTACTAACCGTGTTTTTAATTTTGGTCATAGGAGTGGGATGGATTTTTAGTTATGTTATGGAAAGTCCGGGAATCTTGTATTTTGCTGTTGGCTTTAGTATTTTTATGAGCTTCAGCAGTTATTGGTATTCTGATAAAATTGTGTTATCGTTGGCAGGGGCAAAATTGATTGAGAAATCAGATAATCCTACCTTATATAGAATAGTTGAAAATCTCTGCATCACTGCCGGCCTTCCTTTTCCGAAAGTTTATATTATAAACGAAAGCCAGCCAAATGCTTTTGCCACAGGCAGAAACAAGAAACACGCAGTAGTGGCAGTGACGCAAGGGCTTTTGGAGAAATTGGAAAAATCAGAACTTGAGGGAGTGATTGCTCATGAGCTTTCTCACATAAAGAATAAGGATATGCTTTTACAGACAATGGTGGTGGTGCTTGTTGGTATCATTGCCTTGGTTTCAAATATGTTTTTAAGAATGGGATTTTTAGGTAGGGGGCGAAGGGATTCGCGTGGAGGGGTTGGCGCGATTTTAGCAATTTTGGGAATTGTTTCAGCGATTTTAGCGCCCATAGCAGCCAACTTAATAAAACTTGCGATTTCAAGAAAGCGGGAATTTTTAGCAGACGCAAACGGAGCTTTAATAACTCGCTATCCTGAGGGCTTGGCAAAAGCGCTTGAAAAGATTGCCCAAGACCCGAGTCCATTGAGAAAAGCCAATAGCGCCACAGCGCATTTATATATTTCCAATCCTTTCCGCGGGGAGAAATCGCAGGGCTGGTTTACAAGATTATTTATGACCCACCCGCCAACAGAGGAACGCATCAAAGCATTAATGGGTCTAAAGATTTAATTGTTTTTGATTTTGAGGTGGGGTTCGAGAGTGGCTTAATCGAGCAGCTTGGAAAGCTGTGACCCTAACGGGTCCCGTGGGTTCGAATCCCACCCCCACCGCTCTTATCCTTAACTACAAATTACTCACACAAAATACAAAAGATTTGTTTTTGCTCCAGCAAAAATTTATAGATGATGTCAGGAAAAGAAATTATGATGTTCATACCAAGCCAGTCAAGATAATGAAATTATCAATAGATGTTTCTAGTATACCGATAAATTCACCGGCATTACTCGAGAACTTCATAAGAAAACCATTATTGAAAGAATTTAATCTTGAGACAATAGAAATATTGAATAAAAAATTGAAAGAGTTAAACAATGGGGGTATTAGATTTATCCAGGACAAGAAATGCAATTTTGATGTTGAGATAGGCAGAGATATGTTGATTGATTATGACAAAAACGGTATAGAAAATTTCATCTTATGGAGCGGAGATAGTGATTTTTCTGACCCGATTGATCAATTATTAAAAGATGGGAAGAAGGTTGTGGTTTTTTCGACGGCCAGAAGGGTTTCAATAGAAATATCTGATACCGGAGTAAGGATATTTGAAATTAAAAAAATTAGAGATTTTATTTGTTGGCCAAAGGAAAGCCAAAAGGACCCCTTTCAGGGCCCTTAAGCTTTAAATTTTTGATTAATTTTCATTAATCAATTATAGTGTAGCAAATACAAATTGGATGTCAATAGTCAAGGGCGAAAATTAAAAATTTATAGATAAAATTCATATTTTATGAAAACTGCAGCGATTATACCGGCATATAATGAAGAAATGGGATTAGGAGATGTTTTAGATGTGGTTGTCAATCACCCCTTAATAGGCGAGGTTATTGTGGTGGATGATGGCTCTACTGATTCCACGCCAATAATAGCCAAAGAGCATAATGCTTCGCGGATTATTATCCTTAATGAGAATATCGGAAAAGGCAAGGCGTTGGATATTGGAGTCAAGAACACAGAGGCAGAAGTTATTCTTTTCCTTGATGCTGATTTAATAGGATTTAAGCAGATACATATAACCAATCTAATTAAGCCGGTTATTGACGGAGAGTGTGAAATGACTGTTGGAGCGATTGACAGGTCAAAATTGAGTCCTGCTCTTAATAGGAAATTAAGCAGGATAGAATCGCCGTTCTCTGGGATGAGAGCCATCAAGAGAAGCGTCTGGGATATAGTGCCTGATGAGTATAAAAATAAATTCTATATTGAAACTGCGATTACTTATCTTGCTAAGAAAAAAAGGATTAAAGTAAAGCCATTAGTTTTAGCTGGCGTGACACATATTACAAAAGAAAAGAAAATGGGTTTTTGGAAAGGGCATTTAGCAAGATGGAAAATGCATTGGAATATTGTTCAGGCAAGCGTATTATTAAGGATAAAAAGGGCAAAGAAATATGGATTCAGTAATCAATGAAATCAAAGAAAAGCTTGATATTGTTGATGTAATTTCAAGTTATATAAAACTTGAAAAAACAGGGGCTAATCATAGAGCCCTTTGTCCTTTTCATTCAGAAAAAAAGCCGTCTTTTTTTGTAAGCCCTACTCGCCAAATATGGTCCTGCTTTGGATGTGGAGCCAAAGGTGACGTCTTTGCTTTTGTAAAAGAAATTGAGGGCGTTGAGTTCGGGGATGCCTTGCGTATCCTTGCTAAAAGAGCGGGAGTGGAATTAAAAAGGCAGGACCCTCAAATTCAGACAGCGAGAAAAAGGATTTACGATATTTGCGAAATAGCAACTAAATTTTTTGAGAAACAACTCCATTCAAGTTCAACAGGGAAGGAAGCAAAAGAGTATCTTTTAAAGAGAGGGTTGAACGAGGAGTCAATAACAAAATGGCGGGTTGGGTTTGCCCCTGATTCTTGGGATAGCTTAATGAAATTTTTACAACAAAATGGCTATTCAGTAGGAGAGATAAAAAGAGCGGGATTAATTTTGGAAAGCGAAAAGGGAAAGGTTTATGACCGATTCCGTTCACGGATAATTTTTCCGATTTTTGATTTGAATTCCCAGACAGTGGGTTTTGGGGGTAGGGCTTTCGGCAAAGACGATGCGCAAGAAACAGCCAAGTATCTGAATATTCCCAATACTGTTCTTTACAACAAAAGTCAGGTACTCTATGGTCTGAATCAGGCAAAAATTCCAATCAGAAAAAATGAAGGATGTATTTTAGTTGAGGGCTATACTGATGTGATAATGTCTCATCAAGCAGGGGTTCAAAATGTAGTAGCCACTTCCGGCACAGCATTAACGCCTTTCCAGCTTGCGATTTTGAAAAGATATTCCAACAACTTGATTACTGCTTTTGATATGGATATTGCCGGAGATTCAGCTACAAAAAGAGGAATTGATTTGGCGCAGGCGCAGGGATTTAATATAAAGGTGGCTGTCTTGCCGGATACGAAAGACCCTGCAGATATGGCGACAGAAGACCCAGAGGCGTGGAAAAAGTTTATCAATGAAGCTCGCTCAATAGTTGAATTCTATTTTGACAGCGCGTTTTCTAGATTTGATGTTAAAAATCATGATGAGAAAAGGAAAATTTCTGAAATACTTATTCCTATATTAAAAAAGATTCAGAATAAAATTGAACAATCGTCTTGGGTTAAGGAATTGGCTAATCGCTTGATGGTAAGCGAAGCAAGCGTTGAAGAAGAGCTGAATAAATATGTTCCAGGTCAAGTGATTGCGGAAACCACGCAAAAAACTTGCAATAGAGAGAGCAAGAAATCAAGGAGAGATATTATTCAAGAAAGAGCCCTGTCGTTATTATTGAATTATCCTGCGGGATTTGCGTTGATACAAGACCAGCTTCTTGATTGCTTGTCTCCCGAAATCAAAGAAATTATTATTAAAATTAAGGAAACTAAATCAAAAGATTTTAAACAAGCCGATTTTTCAGAACAAGATAAAGATTTTTTGGATTTTCTATCACTCAAAGGGGAGGTGGCAGTAGAGGCAGAAGACAAGGAAGTGGATGTGGCAGACGAAATAATGGTTTGCCTAAAAGAGATAGAATGTCTTACAATTAAAGAGCGACTTGAAGAATTGTCCAATAAAATTAGGATTGCGGAACAAGAGAATAAGAAAGACGAAGCAGAGGAGTTATGTAAAAAATTCCATCAACTTACCGAGAGTTTATCTAAAAATCATAGCGAAAAATATAATCCAATACAAGAAATTGATGATTAGTAATTAACCCGCCCGAGGCGGGCAAGTAATTAATAATTAAACCTATGCCCAAAAAGAAAAAATTGATTAAGAAAAAGAAAGTTGCGAAAAAGAAGGTTGTGAAAAAAAAGAAAATTTCCCGCAAGAAAGAACTTGCGAAAAAGATTGTTAAGAAAAAAAGCGTAAAAGACAAAAATAAAGACAAGAAAGCCAAGAAAATTGTTAAAAAGAAGGTCATTAAGAAGAAGTCCCCTAAACCAAGCGTAAAAAAGAAAAAAACGCTTAAAAATGCAATTGGCAAAACAGCCAATAGGACATTTAGAAATAAGCCGGTTGAGGGGGTAAAGACCAGTAAACTTAGAGAAGAGATTTTTCCTCTTGCCAAAATAGAGGAATTGATTAGACGGGGGAGAACGCGTGGTTTTGTGACCCACAGCGAGGTTATTTATTTTTTCCCTTATCCGGAGAAGGATTTAGATGGGTTGGAAGCGCTTCTTTATCGCTTAGAAGAAGAGGGGATTGAGTTGAAAAGAAGCCAGGGATTTTTGCGTGTTGAGGGAGATGAGCATAGTCAG
This portion of the Patescibacteria group bacterium genome encodes:
- the secG gene encoding preprotein translocase subunit SecG — protein: MTINILAILQIVVSVLLVAGILLQQRGSAIGSAFGQEGGAFYGSRRGMEKKIFWATVSLGALFIILAILNLIF
- a CDS encoding phage holin family protein, with protein sequence MNGFLFQAIAGMLGVYLTSEFIAGVQFVGTRKIFLLIGLIFGIINYFIKPILNFLLFPVRLLTFGLIGLVINIAIVWFVSYVLFPNNFQISGTVPLAITTLIIWASSFFFYLLAKRSWKKQRYDD
- a CDS encoding co-chaperone GroES, translating into MNIKPLSDYILIEPVTAEEKTKSGIFLPETAEKERPEQGTVVAVGAGKKTSSGKILSMDVKIGDRVLFTKYGPNEIEIDGKEYLIAREDDILAILE
- the groL gene encoding chaperonin GroEL (60 kDa chaperone family; promotes refolding of misfolded polypeptides especially under stressful conditions; forms two stacked rings of heptamers to form a barrel-shaped 14mer; ends can be capped by GroES; misfolded proteins enter the barrel where they are refolded when GroES binds), translating into MAKNILYSEVARKKLKAGVDKLANAVKVTLGPRGRNVILDKGFGSPTITNDGVTIAKEIELEDRVENLGAEIVKEVASKVNDMAGDGTTTATVLAQAIIGEGIKNVAAGANPLALKKGIEMASKRVVEFLKEISKPMAGKEDIAKVATIAAEDSELGNMIADVIDGAGKDGVVTIEESKTFGLQKEIVKGLQIDRGYISPYMITDAEHMRAELDEPYILITDKKISSIKEIIPILEKIAQTGKKDIVIIAEDLDGEALATLLVNKIRGVFNALAVKAPGFGDRKKEILEDIACLVGAKVISEDIGLKIENAEIEMLGQARKVVATKDDTTIVEGKGSKEETESRIAQIKKQLEVADSEFEKDKLQERLAKLAGGVAVIKVGAPTEVEQKLKQHKAEDALSAARSALEEGIVPGGGVALIEATKVLANLEIAEKGELAKDIQTGIDILKKAIEAPARQIAHNAGVDAGVVIARIKGSQELDFGFNAQTLRFENLVQSGIIDPTKVVRSALENAVSAAATFLTTEVAITDKPENKDNNPMSQGNPYEDF
- a CDS encoding LemA family protein; amino-acid sequence: MSTLLIVIIAVLALSFLGIAGLFNRFVVLRNRTKEAWADIDVQLKRRYNLIPNLVNTVKGYAQHERELFEKVTQARAQAMGAQGAGDKAKAENMLSSTLKSLFAVVENYPDLKASDNFKHLQEELTDTEDKVQAARRFYNGNVKELNIKVESFPSNIIARMFNFNKMDLFELTVPEEREAPKVAF
- a CDS encoding M48 family metallopeptidase — protein: MTSYNVAESNVRKTWLLLTVFLILVIGVGWIFSYVMESPGILYFAVGFSIFMSFSSYWYSDKIVLSLAGAKLIEKSDNPTLYRIVENLCITAGLPFPKVYIINESQPNAFATGRNKKHAVVAVTQGLLEKLEKSELEGVIAHELSHIKNKDMLLQTMVVVLVGIIALVSNMFLRMGFLGRGRRDSRGGVGAILAILGIVSAILAPIAANLIKLAISRKREFLADANGALITRYPEGLAKALEKIAQDPSPLRKANSATAHLYISNPFRGEKSQGWFTRLFMTHPPTEERIKALMGLKI
- a CDS encoding NYN domain-containing protein, with the translated sequence MFLLQQKFIDDVRKRNYDVHTKPVKIMKLSIDVSSIPINSPALLENFIRKPLLKEFNLETIEILNKKLKELNNGGIRFIQDKKCNFDVEIGRDMLIDYDKNGIENFILWSGDSDFSDPIDQLLKDGKKVVVFSTARRVSIEISDTGVRIFEIKKIRDFICWPKESQKDPFQGP
- a CDS encoding glycosyltransferase family 2 protein is translated as MKTAAIIPAYNEEMGLGDVLDVVVNHPLIGEVIVVDDGSTDSTPIIAKEHNASRIIILNENIGKGKALDIGVKNTEAEVILFLDADLIGFKQIHITNLIKPVIDGECEMTVGAIDRSKLSPALNRKLSRIESPFSGMRAIKRSVWDIVPDEYKNKFYIETAITYLAKKKRIKVKPLVLAGVTHITKEKKMGFWKGHLARWKMHWNIVQASVLLRIKRAKKYGFSNQ
- the dnaG gene encoding DNA primase produces the protein MDSVINEIKEKLDIVDVISSYIKLEKTGANHRALCPFHSEKKPSFFVSPTRQIWSCFGCGAKGDVFAFVKEIEGVEFGDALRILAKRAGVELKRQDPQIQTARKRIYDICEIATKFFEKQLHSSSTGKEAKEYLLKRGLNEESITKWRVGFAPDSWDSLMKFLQQNGYSVGEIKRAGLILESEKGKVYDRFRSRIIFPIFDLNSQTVGFGGRAFGKDDAQETAKYLNIPNTVLYNKSQVLYGLNQAKIPIRKNEGCILVEGYTDVIMSHQAGVQNVVATSGTALTPFQLAILKRYSNNLITAFDMDIAGDSATKRGIDLAQAQGFNIKVAVLPDTKDPADMATEDPEAWKKFINEARSIVEFYFDSAFSRFDVKNHDEKRKISEILIPILKKIQNKIEQSSWVKELANRLMVSEASVEEELNKYVPGQVIAETTQKTCNRESKKSRRDIIQERALSLLLNYPAGFALIQDQLLDCLSPEIKEIIIKIKETKSKDFKQADFSEQDKDFLDFLSLKGEVAVEAEDKEVDVADEIMVCLKEIECLTIKERLEELSNKIRIAEQENKKDEAEELCKKFHQLTESLSKNHSEKYNPIQEIDD